The proteins below are encoded in one region of Hordeum vulgare subsp. vulgare chromosome 3H, MorexV3_pseudomolecules_assembly, whole genome shotgun sequence:
- the LOC123439557 gene encoding uncharacterized protein LOC123439557 — MAVASGPAATFSARGLPAAPGAGRPCSCAAAATGGARFRGADGKWWAPLLGWSGQPDYIDAQPAPAPATEEERAAGCGAGARRFGVLTEEKARQLRMRMMETESFHDAMYHSAIASRLASAAPDGDAKP, encoded by the coding sequence ATGGCGGTGGCGTCGGGACCCGCGGCCACGTTCTCTGCCAGGGGCCTCCCCGCGGCGCCGGGCGCCGGCCGGCCCTGCTCGTGCGCCGCCGCGGCCACCGGCGGGGCGAGGTTCCGCGGCGCCGACGGGAAGTGGTGGGCGCCGCTCCTCGGGTGGTCGGGCCAGCCCGACTACATCGACGCCCAGCCGGCGCCCGCAccggcgacggaggaggagcgGGCTGCTGGATGTGGAGCGGGGGCGAGGCGGTTCGGGGTGCTGACGGAGGAGAAGGCGCGGCAGCTGCGCATGCGGATGATGGAGACGGAGAGCTTCCACGACGCCATGTACCACTCCGCCATCGCCTCCCGCCTCGCCTCCGCCGCGCCCGACGGCGACGCCAAGCCATAG